Proteins encoded within one genomic window of Rhinolophus sinicus isolate RSC01 linkage group LG14, ASM3656204v1, whole genome shotgun sequence:
- the NAXE gene encoding NAD(P)H-hydrate epimerase isoform X1, whose translation MSRLRSLLGLGLLVAGSRLPRIRAQADACRAGPTWWGPPRLMSGGRGDPEVMASAAVRYLSQEEAQAVDEELFSEYQFSVDQLMELAGLSCATAIAKAYPPTSMSRSPPTVLVICGPGNNGGDGLVCARHLKLFGYQPTIYYPKRPNKPLFNALVTQCQKMDIPFLGEMPAEPVLIDELYELVVDAIFGFSFKGDVREPFRSILGVLSGLTVPIASIDIPSGWDVEKGNPGGIQPDLLISLTAPKKSATHFTGRYHYLGGRFVPPALEKKYQLNLPPYPDTECVHRLQ comes from the exons ATGTCCCGGCTGCGGTCGCTACTGGGGCTCGGGCTACTGGTGGCGGGCTCGCGCCTGCCGCGCATCAGAGCCCAGGCTGACGCCTGTCGCGCAGGCCCCACCTGGTGGGGACCCCCGCGGCTGATGTCGGGTGGCCGCGGGGACCCGGAGGTCATGGCGAGCGCGGCGGTGCGGTACCTGAG CCAGGAGGAGGCCCAGGCCGTGGACGAGGAGCTGTTCAGCGAGTACCAGTTCAGCGTGGACCAGCTTATGGAGCTGGCTGGGCTCAGCTGCGCCACAGCCATAGCCAAG GCGTATCCCCCCACGTCCATGTCCAGGAGCCCCCCTACTGTCCTGGTCATCTGCGGCCCCGGGAACAATGGCGGAGATGGCCTGGTCTGTGCGCGACATCTCAAGCTCTTT GGCTACCAGCCAACCATCTATTACCCCAAAAGGCCTAACAAGCCACTCTTCAACGCACTGGTGACCCAGTGTCAGAAAATGGACATCCCTTTCCTCGGTGAAATGCCCGCAGAG CCCGTGCTGATTGATGAGCTGTATGAGCTGGTGGTGGACGCCATCTTTGGCTTCAGCTTCAAGGGGGACGTTCGGGAGCCGTTCCGTAGCATCCTGGGCGTCCTGAGTGGACTTACTGTGCCCATCGCCAGCATCGACATTCCTTCAG GATGGGATGTGGAGAAGGGAAACCCTGGAGGGATCCAGCCAGACTTGCTCATCTCCCTGACTGCACCCAAAAAGTCTGCCACCCACTTTACCGGTCGCTACCACTACCTGGGGGGTCGTTTCGTGCCACCTGCTCTGGAGAAGAAGTACCAGCTGAACCTGCCACCGTACCCGGACACTGAGTGTGTGCACCGTCTGCAGTGA
- the NAXE gene encoding NAD(P)H-hydrate epimerase isoform X2, which produces MSRLRSLLGLGLLVAGSRLPRIRAQADACRAGPTWWGPPRLMSGGRGDPEVMASAAVRYLSQEEAQAVDEELFSEYQFSVDQLMELAGLSCATAIAKAYPPTSMSRSPPTVLVICGPGNNGGDGLVCARHLKLFPVLIDELYELVVDAIFGFSFKGDVREPFRSILGVLSGLTVPIASIDIPSGWDVEKGNPGGIQPDLLISLTAPKKSATHFTGRYHYLGGRFVPPALEKKYQLNLPPYPDTECVHRLQ; this is translated from the exons ATGTCCCGGCTGCGGTCGCTACTGGGGCTCGGGCTACTGGTGGCGGGCTCGCGCCTGCCGCGCATCAGAGCCCAGGCTGACGCCTGTCGCGCAGGCCCCACCTGGTGGGGACCCCCGCGGCTGATGTCGGGTGGCCGCGGGGACCCGGAGGTCATGGCGAGCGCGGCGGTGCGGTACCTGAG CCAGGAGGAGGCCCAGGCCGTGGACGAGGAGCTGTTCAGCGAGTACCAGTTCAGCGTGGACCAGCTTATGGAGCTGGCTGGGCTCAGCTGCGCCACAGCCATAGCCAAG GCGTATCCCCCCACGTCCATGTCCAGGAGCCCCCCTACTGTCCTGGTCATCTGCGGCCCCGGGAACAATGGCGGAGATGGCCTGGTCTGTGCGCGACATCTCAAGCTCTTT CCCGTGCTGATTGATGAGCTGTATGAGCTGGTGGTGGACGCCATCTTTGGCTTCAGCTTCAAGGGGGACGTTCGGGAGCCGTTCCGTAGCATCCTGGGCGTCCTGAGTGGACTTACTGTGCCCATCGCCAGCATCGACATTCCTTCAG GATGGGATGTGGAGAAGGGAAACCCTGGAGGGATCCAGCCAGACTTGCTCATCTCCCTGACTGCACCCAAAAAGTCTGCCACCCACTTTACCGGTCGCTACCACTACCTGGGGGGTCGTTTCGTGCCACCTGCTCTGGAGAAGAAGTACCAGCTGAACCTGCCACCGTACCCGGACACTGAGTGTGTGCACCGTCTGCAGTGA
- the GPATCH4 gene encoding G patch domain-containing protein 4 isoform X2, whose protein sequence is MSVTPEVKSRGMKFAEEQLLKHGWTQGKGLGQKEDGITQALRVTLKQDMHGVGHDPAKEFTNHWWSELFNQTAASLVVETRQDGVQVRRLSKETTRQSQPKPNLLYQKFVKKATLTAGGEKPDKDAESCSDDDSQGPQPPKILTDEMLLQACEGRTGHKAARLGITMKAKLARLEAQEQAFLAQLKGQAPGTPQRPSENKPLKTKKKKRKQKEQEATATERNADESSGHAARSIRKGKKKRQRREEKVTEDRDGTAIGSEEEASRGQTAPSPRKGKKKRQQHCEELGVADEGAEVAGGGGMGTEAVGSRAHTDLCGRRRRQREDVHTGRDVEATAGGGTPGAASGACSDGGSRGKKMRRWHPEATEGIVGVRDGGGDSRPRDSSGSGGKKRPRQAEEEGARVSTQRRAKKKKQKRQSGRGSMDFFSGVKA, encoded by the exons ATGAGTGTCACCCCAGAGGTCAAGAGCCGGGGGATGAAGTTTGCTGAGGAGCAGCTGCTCAAGCATGGATGGACTCAAG GCAAGGGCCTGGGCCAGAAGGAGGACGGCATCACCCAGGCCCTCAGGGTGACGCTAAAGCAGGACATGCATGGG GTGGGACACGACCCTGCCAAGGAGTTCACCAACCACTGGTGGAGTGAGCTCTTCAACCAGACTGCGGCCAGCTTGGTGGTGGAAACTAGGCAG GATGGAGTACAGGTGCGGCGCCTTTCTAAGGAGACCACCCGTCAGAGTCAGCCCAAGCCCAACCTGCTGTATCAGAAGTTTGTGAAG AAGGCCACCCTGACTGCAGGTGGGGAGAAGCCAGACAAGGACGCGGAAAGCTGCAGTGACGACGACAGCCAGGGGCCCCAGCCTCCAAAGAT cctgACTGACGAGATGCTGCTCCAAGCCTGCGAGGGGCGCACAGGACACAA GGCTGCCCGTCTTGGGATCACGATGAAGGCTAAGCTGGCTCGGTTAGAGGCCCAGGAGCAGGCCTTCCTGGCTCAGCTCAAAGGCCAGGCCCCTGGGACCCCTCAACGGCCGTCTGAGAACAAGCCactcaaaacaaagaaaaagaaaaggaagcagaaagagcAAGAGGCTACAGCAACGGAAAGGAATGCAGACGAGTCCTCAGGACACGCTGCCCGGAGCATCAGGAAAGGCAAGAAGAAAAGACAGCGTCGAGAAGAAAAGGTCACAGAGGACAGAGATGGAACGGCCATAGGGAGTGAGGAGGAGGCGAGCAGAGGACAAACTGCTCCGTCccccaggaaagggaagaaaaagcgGCAACAACACTGCGAGGAGCTAGGGGTCGCAGATGAAGGGGCTGAGGTGGCTGGAGGCGGCGGCATGGGGACGGAGGCGGTGGGCAGCCGGGCACACACTGACCTGTGTGGCAGGCGCAGAAGGCAGCGTGAGGACGTGCACACAGGGCGGGACGTCGAGGCCACTGCAGGTGGTGGGACCCCAGGAGCAGCAAGCGGAGCATGCAGTGACGGGGGGAGCAGAGGTAAGAAGATGAGGCGGTGGCATCCGGAGGCCACGGAGGGTATCGTGGGTGTAAGAGACGGAGGAGGGGACAGCAGGCCTAGGGACAGCTCAGGGAGCGGAGGTAAGAAGAGGCCGCGAcaagcagaggaggaaggagctAGAGTCAGCACCCAGCGGAgggcaaaaaagaagaaacagaagagacagTCGGGTCGGGGCTCCATGGATTTCTTCTCGGGAGTCAAAGCCTGA
- the GPATCH4 gene encoding G patch domain-containing protein 4 isoform X1: MPELLDPLLSSCFFWARTSSGEDLRTATSLTMSVTPEVKSRGMKFAEEQLLKHGWTQGKGLGQKEDGITQALRVTLKQDMHGVGHDPAKEFTNHWWSELFNQTAASLVVETRQDGVQVRRLSKETTRQSQPKPNLLYQKFVKKATLTAGGEKPDKDAESCSDDDSQGPQPPKILTDEMLLQACEGRTGHKAARLGITMKAKLARLEAQEQAFLAQLKGQAPGTPQRPSENKPLKTKKKKRKQKEQEATATERNADESSGHAARSIRKGKKKRQRREEKVTEDRDGTAIGSEEEASRGQTAPSPRKGKKKRQQHCEELGVADEGAEVAGGGGMGTEAVGSRAHTDLCGRRRRQREDVHTGRDVEATAGGGTPGAASGACSDGGSRGKKMRRWHPEATEGIVGVRDGGGDSRPRDSSGSGGKKRPRQAEEEGARVSTQRRAKKKKQKRQSGRGSMDFFSGVKA, encoded by the exons ATGCCTGAGCTCCTGGACCCACTACTCTCCAGTTGTTTCTTTTGGGCAA GAACCTCCTCTGGCGAGGACCTGAGAACCGCGACTTCTCTCACCATGAGTGTCACCCCAGAGGTCAAGAGCCGGGGGATGAAGTTTGCTGAGGAGCAGCTGCTCAAGCATGGATGGACTCAAG GCAAGGGCCTGGGCCAGAAGGAGGACGGCATCACCCAGGCCCTCAGGGTGACGCTAAAGCAGGACATGCATGGG GTGGGACACGACCCTGCCAAGGAGTTCACCAACCACTGGTGGAGTGAGCTCTTCAACCAGACTGCGGCCAGCTTGGTGGTGGAAACTAGGCAG GATGGAGTACAGGTGCGGCGCCTTTCTAAGGAGACCACCCGTCAGAGTCAGCCCAAGCCCAACCTGCTGTATCAGAAGTTTGTGAAG AAGGCCACCCTGACTGCAGGTGGGGAGAAGCCAGACAAGGACGCGGAAAGCTGCAGTGACGACGACAGCCAGGGGCCCCAGCCTCCAAAGAT cctgACTGACGAGATGCTGCTCCAAGCCTGCGAGGGGCGCACAGGACACAA GGCTGCCCGTCTTGGGATCACGATGAAGGCTAAGCTGGCTCGGTTAGAGGCCCAGGAGCAGGCCTTCCTGGCTCAGCTCAAAGGCCAGGCCCCTGGGACCCCTCAACGGCCGTCTGAGAACAAGCCactcaaaacaaagaaaaagaaaaggaagcagaaagagcAAGAGGCTACAGCAACGGAAAGGAATGCAGACGAGTCCTCAGGACACGCTGCCCGGAGCATCAGGAAAGGCAAGAAGAAAAGACAGCGTCGAGAAGAAAAGGTCACAGAGGACAGAGATGGAACGGCCATAGGGAGTGAGGAGGAGGCGAGCAGAGGACAAACTGCTCCGTCccccaggaaagggaagaaaaagcgGCAACAACACTGCGAGGAGCTAGGGGTCGCAGATGAAGGGGCTGAGGTGGCTGGAGGCGGCGGCATGGGGACGGAGGCGGTGGGCAGCCGGGCACACACTGACCTGTGTGGCAGGCGCAGAAGGCAGCGTGAGGACGTGCACACAGGGCGGGACGTCGAGGCCACTGCAGGTGGTGGGACCCCAGGAGCAGCAAGCGGAGCATGCAGTGACGGGGGGAGCAGAGGTAAGAAGATGAGGCGGTGGCATCCGGAGGCCACGGAGGGTATCGTGGGTGTAAGAGACGGAGGAGGGGACAGCAGGCCTAGGGACAGCTCAGGGAGCGGAGGTAAGAAGAGGCCGCGAcaagcagaggaggaaggagctAGAGTCAGCACCCAGCGGAgggcaaaaaagaagaaacagaagagacagTCGGGTCGGGGCTCCATGGATTTCTTCTCGGGAGTCAAAGCCTGA
- the HAPLN2 gene encoding hyaluronan and proteoglycan link protein 2 isoform X2, with protein sequence MGWRQRRKGQTDGQTGGLDRGVRFPEAAGGPTSLVPTLSASSLRRCTPRHQRAEDRKLPITAPSTSVKTAASNSWTLPSEESLMKFHLQPASLPCVHSLSPKEWPPFVPCRLSGLTPHHARLAQSPHTLPLPSPLGLHHLPQSPGGPSYKVRWSKVEPGELRETPILITNGLHARGYGALGGRARMRKGHRLDASLVIAGVRLEDEGRYRCELINGLEDESVALTLRLEGVVFPYQPSRGRYQFNYYEAKQACEEQDGRLATYAQLYEAWTEGLDWCNAGWLLEGSVRYPVLNARAPCGGHGRPGIRSYGPRDRKRDRYDAFCFTSALAGRVFFVPGRLTLSEAHAACQRRGAMVAKVGHLYAAWKFSGLDQCDGGWLADGSVRFPITSPRPRCGGLPDPGVRSFGFPQPQQAAYGTYCYSE encoded by the exons ATGGggtggagacagagaaggaagggacAAACAGATGGACAGACGGGGGGACTGGACAGAGGGGTCCGGTTTCCTGAAGCAGCTGGAGGTCCTACAAGCCTGGTTCCCACCTTGAGCGCCTCTTCCCTTAGGCGATGCACGCCCAGGCACCAGAGGGCAGAG GACAGAAAGCTGCCAATCACCGCTCCCTCCACCTCCGTGAAGACAGCAGCTTCTAACAG CTGGACACTCCCCTCAGAGGAGTCCCTGATGAAATTTCATCTCCaacctgcctccctgccctgcgTCCATTCCCTTAGTCCTAAAGAATGGCCACCCTTTGTGCCCTGCAGACTGAGCGGGCTGACGCCCCATCATGCCAGGCTGGCTCAATCTCCCCACACTCTGCCACTTCCTTCTCCCTTGGGCCTTCACCATCTTCCACAAAGCCCTGGGGGACCTAG CTACAAGGTACGCTGGAGCAAAGTGGAACCAGGGGAGCTCCGGGAAACGCCGATCCTCATCACCAACGGACTGCACGCCCGGGGCTACGGGGCCCTGGGGGGGCGAGCCAGGATGCGGAAGGGGCACCGATTAGACGCCTCCCTGGTCATTGCGGGCGTCCGCCTGGAGGACGAGGGCCGGTACCGCTGTGAGCTTATCAACGGCTTGGAGGACGAGAGCGTGGCGCTGACGCTGCGCCTGGAGG GTGTGGTGTTTCCGTACCAGCCCAGCCGCGGCCGGTACCAGTTCAATTACTACGAGGCGAAGCAGGCGTGCGAGGAGCAGGACGGACGCCTGGCCACCTACGCCCAGCTGTACGAGG CGTGGACCGAGGGACTGGACTGGTGTAACGCGGGCTGGCTGCTCGAGGGCTCCGTGCGCTACCCGGTACTCAACGCACGCGCTCCGTGCGGCGGTCACGGTCGGCCTGGTATCCGTAGCTACGGTCCCCGCGACCGGAAGCGCGACCGCTACGACGCCTTCTGCTTCACCTCGGCGCtggcag GCCGAGTGTTCTTCGTGCCCGGGCGGCTGACGCTGTCTGAAGCCCACGCAGCGTGCCAGCGGCGCGGGGCCATGGTGGCCAAGGTCGGGCACCTCTACGCCGCCTGGAAGTTCTCGGGGTTGGACCAATGCGACGGCGGCTGGCTGGCAGACGGCAGCGTGCGCTTCCCCATCACCTCGCCGCGGCCGCGCTGCGGGGGCCTCCCTGATCCCGGAGTGCGCAGCTTCGGCTTCCCGCAGCCCCAGCAGGCGGCCTACGGGACCTACTGCTACTCAGAGTAG
- the HAPLN2 gene encoding hyaluronan and proteoglycan link protein 2 isoform X1 encodes MGWRQRRKGQTDGQTGGLDRGVRFPEAAGGPTSLVPTLSASSLRRCTPRHQRAEQDRKLPITAPSTSVKTAASNSWTLPSEESLMKFHLQPASLPCVHSLSPKEWPPFVPCRLSGLTPHHARLAQSPHTLPLPSPLGLHHLPQSPGGPSYKVRWSKVEPGELRETPILITNGLHARGYGALGGRARMRKGHRLDASLVIAGVRLEDEGRYRCELINGLEDESVALTLRLEGVVFPYQPSRGRYQFNYYEAKQACEEQDGRLATYAQLYEAWTEGLDWCNAGWLLEGSVRYPVLNARAPCGGHGRPGIRSYGPRDRKRDRYDAFCFTSALAGRVFFVPGRLTLSEAHAACQRRGAMVAKVGHLYAAWKFSGLDQCDGGWLADGSVRFPITSPRPRCGGLPDPGVRSFGFPQPQQAAYGTYCYSE; translated from the exons ATGGggtggagacagagaaggaagggacAAACAGATGGACAGACGGGGGGACTGGACAGAGGGGTCCGGTTTCCTGAAGCAGCTGGAGGTCCTACAAGCCTGGTTCCCACCTTGAGCGCCTCTTCCCTTAGGCGATGCACGCCCAGGCACCAGAGGGCAGAG CAGGACAGAAAGCTGCCAATCACCGCTCCCTCCACCTCCGTGAAGACAGCAGCTTCTAACAG CTGGACACTCCCCTCAGAGGAGTCCCTGATGAAATTTCATCTCCaacctgcctccctgccctgcgTCCATTCCCTTAGTCCTAAAGAATGGCCACCCTTTGTGCCCTGCAGACTGAGCGGGCTGACGCCCCATCATGCCAGGCTGGCTCAATCTCCCCACACTCTGCCACTTCCTTCTCCCTTGGGCCTTCACCATCTTCCACAAAGCCCTGGGGGACCTAG CTACAAGGTACGCTGGAGCAAAGTGGAACCAGGGGAGCTCCGGGAAACGCCGATCCTCATCACCAACGGACTGCACGCCCGGGGCTACGGGGCCCTGGGGGGGCGAGCCAGGATGCGGAAGGGGCACCGATTAGACGCCTCCCTGGTCATTGCGGGCGTCCGCCTGGAGGACGAGGGCCGGTACCGCTGTGAGCTTATCAACGGCTTGGAGGACGAGAGCGTGGCGCTGACGCTGCGCCTGGAGG GTGTGGTGTTTCCGTACCAGCCCAGCCGCGGCCGGTACCAGTTCAATTACTACGAGGCGAAGCAGGCGTGCGAGGAGCAGGACGGACGCCTGGCCACCTACGCCCAGCTGTACGAGG CGTGGACCGAGGGACTGGACTGGTGTAACGCGGGCTGGCTGCTCGAGGGCTCCGTGCGCTACCCGGTACTCAACGCACGCGCTCCGTGCGGCGGTCACGGTCGGCCTGGTATCCGTAGCTACGGTCCCCGCGACCGGAAGCGCGACCGCTACGACGCCTTCTGCTTCACCTCGGCGCtggcag GCCGAGTGTTCTTCGTGCCCGGGCGGCTGACGCTGTCTGAAGCCCACGCAGCGTGCCAGCGGCGCGGGGCCATGGTGGCCAAGGTCGGGCACCTCTACGCCGCCTGGAAGTTCTCGGGGTTGGACCAATGCGACGGCGGCTGGCTGGCAGACGGCAGCGTGCGCTTCCCCATCACCTCGCCGCGGCCGCGCTGCGGGGGCCTCCCTGATCCCGGAGTGCGCAGCTTCGGCTTCCCGCAGCCCCAGCAGGCGGCCTACGGGACCTACTGCTACTCAGAGTAG
- the HAPLN2 gene encoding hyaluronan and proteoglycan link protein 2 isoform X3 yields MGWRQRRKGQTDGQTGGLDRGVRFPEAAGGPTSLVPTLSASSLRRCTPRHQRAEQDRKLPITAPSTSVKTAASNRLSGLTPHHARLAQSPHTLPLPSPLGLHHLPQSPGGPSYKVRWSKVEPGELRETPILITNGLHARGYGALGGRARMRKGHRLDASLVIAGVRLEDEGRYRCELINGLEDESVALTLRLEGVVFPYQPSRGRYQFNYYEAKQACEEQDGRLATYAQLYEAWTEGLDWCNAGWLLEGSVRYPVLNARAPCGGHGRPGIRSYGPRDRKRDRYDAFCFTSALAGRVFFVPGRLTLSEAHAACQRRGAMVAKVGHLYAAWKFSGLDQCDGGWLADGSVRFPITSPRPRCGGLPDPGVRSFGFPQPQQAAYGTYCYSE; encoded by the exons ATGGggtggagacagagaaggaagggacAAACAGATGGACAGACGGGGGGACTGGACAGAGGGGTCCGGTTTCCTGAAGCAGCTGGAGGTCCTACAAGCCTGGTTCCCACCTTGAGCGCCTCTTCCCTTAGGCGATGCACGCCCAGGCACCAGAGGGCAGAG CAGGACAGAAAGCTGCCAATCACCGCTCCCTCCACCTCCGTGAAGACAGCAGCTTCTAACAG ACTGAGCGGGCTGACGCCCCATCATGCCAGGCTGGCTCAATCTCCCCACACTCTGCCACTTCCTTCTCCCTTGGGCCTTCACCATCTTCCACAAAGCCCTGGGGGACCTAG CTACAAGGTACGCTGGAGCAAAGTGGAACCAGGGGAGCTCCGGGAAACGCCGATCCTCATCACCAACGGACTGCACGCCCGGGGCTACGGGGCCCTGGGGGGGCGAGCCAGGATGCGGAAGGGGCACCGATTAGACGCCTCCCTGGTCATTGCGGGCGTCCGCCTGGAGGACGAGGGCCGGTACCGCTGTGAGCTTATCAACGGCTTGGAGGACGAGAGCGTGGCGCTGACGCTGCGCCTGGAGG GTGTGGTGTTTCCGTACCAGCCCAGCCGCGGCCGGTACCAGTTCAATTACTACGAGGCGAAGCAGGCGTGCGAGGAGCAGGACGGACGCCTGGCCACCTACGCCCAGCTGTACGAGG CGTGGACCGAGGGACTGGACTGGTGTAACGCGGGCTGGCTGCTCGAGGGCTCCGTGCGCTACCCGGTACTCAACGCACGCGCTCCGTGCGGCGGTCACGGTCGGCCTGGTATCCGTAGCTACGGTCCCCGCGACCGGAAGCGCGACCGCTACGACGCCTTCTGCTTCACCTCGGCGCtggcag GCCGAGTGTTCTTCGTGCCCGGGCGGCTGACGCTGTCTGAAGCCCACGCAGCGTGCCAGCGGCGCGGGGCCATGGTGGCCAAGGTCGGGCACCTCTACGCCGCCTGGAAGTTCTCGGGGTTGGACCAATGCGACGGCGGCTGGCTGGCAGACGGCAGCGTGCGCTTCCCCATCACCTCGCCGCGGCCGCGCTGCGGGGGCCTCCCTGATCCCGGAGTGCGCAGCTTCGGCTTCCCGCAGCCCCAGCAGGCGGCCTACGGGACCTACTGCTACTCAGAGTAG
- the HAPLN2 gene encoding hyaluronan and proteoglycan link protein 2 isoform X4, producing MGWRQRRKGQTDGQTGGLDRGVRFPEAAGGPTSLVPTLSASSLRRCTPRHQRAEDRKLPITAPSTSVKTAASNRLSGLTPHHARLAQSPHTLPLPSPLGLHHLPQSPGGPSYKVRWSKVEPGELRETPILITNGLHARGYGALGGRARMRKGHRLDASLVIAGVRLEDEGRYRCELINGLEDESVALTLRLEGVVFPYQPSRGRYQFNYYEAKQACEEQDGRLATYAQLYEAWTEGLDWCNAGWLLEGSVRYPVLNARAPCGGHGRPGIRSYGPRDRKRDRYDAFCFTSALAGRVFFVPGRLTLSEAHAACQRRGAMVAKVGHLYAAWKFSGLDQCDGGWLADGSVRFPITSPRPRCGGLPDPGVRSFGFPQPQQAAYGTYCYSE from the exons ATGGggtggagacagagaaggaagggacAAACAGATGGACAGACGGGGGGACTGGACAGAGGGGTCCGGTTTCCTGAAGCAGCTGGAGGTCCTACAAGCCTGGTTCCCACCTTGAGCGCCTCTTCCCTTAGGCGATGCACGCCCAGGCACCAGAGGGCAGAG GACAGAAAGCTGCCAATCACCGCTCCCTCCACCTCCGTGAAGACAGCAGCTTCTAACAG ACTGAGCGGGCTGACGCCCCATCATGCCAGGCTGGCTCAATCTCCCCACACTCTGCCACTTCCTTCTCCCTTGGGCCTTCACCATCTTCCACAAAGCCCTGGGGGACCTAG CTACAAGGTACGCTGGAGCAAAGTGGAACCAGGGGAGCTCCGGGAAACGCCGATCCTCATCACCAACGGACTGCACGCCCGGGGCTACGGGGCCCTGGGGGGGCGAGCCAGGATGCGGAAGGGGCACCGATTAGACGCCTCCCTGGTCATTGCGGGCGTCCGCCTGGAGGACGAGGGCCGGTACCGCTGTGAGCTTATCAACGGCTTGGAGGACGAGAGCGTGGCGCTGACGCTGCGCCTGGAGG GTGTGGTGTTTCCGTACCAGCCCAGCCGCGGCCGGTACCAGTTCAATTACTACGAGGCGAAGCAGGCGTGCGAGGAGCAGGACGGACGCCTGGCCACCTACGCCCAGCTGTACGAGG CGTGGACCGAGGGACTGGACTGGTGTAACGCGGGCTGGCTGCTCGAGGGCTCCGTGCGCTACCCGGTACTCAACGCACGCGCTCCGTGCGGCGGTCACGGTCGGCCTGGTATCCGTAGCTACGGTCCCCGCGACCGGAAGCGCGACCGCTACGACGCCTTCTGCTTCACCTCGGCGCtggcag GCCGAGTGTTCTTCGTGCCCGGGCGGCTGACGCTGTCTGAAGCCCACGCAGCGTGCCAGCGGCGCGGGGCCATGGTGGCCAAGGTCGGGCACCTCTACGCCGCCTGGAAGTTCTCGGGGTTGGACCAATGCGACGGCGGCTGGCTGGCAGACGGCAGCGTGCGCTTCCCCATCACCTCGCCGCGGCCGCGCTGCGGGGGCCTCCCTGATCCCGGAGTGCGCAGCTTCGGCTTCCCGCAGCCCCAGCAGGCGGCCTACGGGACCTACTGCTACTCAGAGTAG
- the HAPLN2 gene encoding hyaluronan and proteoglycan link protein 2 isoform X5 — protein sequence MPGWLNLPTLCHFLLPWAFTIFHKALGDLAPYRGPHYLLPPIHEVIHSRRGATTTLPCVLGTPPPSYKVRWSKVEPGELRETPILITNGLHARGYGALGGRARMRKGHRLDASLVIAGVRLEDEGRYRCELINGLEDESVALTLRLEGVVFPYQPSRGRYQFNYYEAKQACEEQDGRLATYAQLYEAWTEGLDWCNAGWLLEGSVRYPVLNARAPCGGHGRPGIRSYGPRDRKRDRYDAFCFTSALAGRVFFVPGRLTLSEAHAACQRRGAMVAKVGHLYAAWKFSGLDQCDGGWLADGSVRFPITSPRPRCGGLPDPGVRSFGFPQPQQAAYGTYCYSE from the exons ATGCCAGGCTGGCTCAATCTCCCCACACTCTGCCACTTCCTTCTCCCTTGGGCCTTCACCATCTTCCACAAAGCCCTGGGGGACCTAG CACCCTACCGGGGCCCCCACTACCTCCTGCCCCCCATCCACGAGGTCATTCACTCTCGTCGTGGGGCCACGACCACGCTGCCCTGCGTCCTGGGCACCCCGCCGCCCAGCTACAAGGTACGCTGGAGCAAAGTGGAACCAGGGGAGCTCCGGGAAACGCCGATCCTCATCACCAACGGACTGCACGCCCGGGGCTACGGGGCCCTGGGGGGGCGAGCCAGGATGCGGAAGGGGCACCGATTAGACGCCTCCCTGGTCATTGCGGGCGTCCGCCTGGAGGACGAGGGCCGGTACCGCTGTGAGCTTATCAACGGCTTGGAGGACGAGAGCGTGGCGCTGACGCTGCGCCTGGAGG GTGTGGTGTTTCCGTACCAGCCCAGCCGCGGCCGGTACCAGTTCAATTACTACGAGGCGAAGCAGGCGTGCGAGGAGCAGGACGGACGCCTGGCCACCTACGCCCAGCTGTACGAGG CGTGGACCGAGGGACTGGACTGGTGTAACGCGGGCTGGCTGCTCGAGGGCTCCGTGCGCTACCCGGTACTCAACGCACGCGCTCCGTGCGGCGGTCACGGTCGGCCTGGTATCCGTAGCTACGGTCCCCGCGACCGGAAGCGCGACCGCTACGACGCCTTCTGCTTCACCTCGGCGCtggcag GCCGAGTGTTCTTCGTGCCCGGGCGGCTGACGCTGTCTGAAGCCCACGCAGCGTGCCAGCGGCGCGGGGCCATGGTGGCCAAGGTCGGGCACCTCTACGCCGCCTGGAAGTTCTCGGGGTTGGACCAATGCGACGGCGGCTGGCTGGCAGACGGCAGCGTGCGCTTCCCCATCACCTCGCCGCGGCCGCGCTGCGGGGGCCTCCCTGATCCCGGAGTGCGCAGCTTCGGCTTCCCGCAGCCCCAGCAGGCGGCCTACGGGACCTACTGCTACTCAGAGTAG